CTTATATTTGCAATAAACATTACTGCAATCGATTCATACAGTGCCGTGCCATCCATATTGATGGTAGCTCCAAGAGGCAGTACAAATCCTGCTACTTTTTTACTTACTCCTCCCTTTTCTTCAGCAACTTCAAGACTTACAGGAAGTGTAGCAGAGCTTGAAGCAGTAGAGAATGCTATGAGCGGAGCCTCTTTGATCTGTAAAAAATATTTGTAGGGATTAAACCTTCCAATAAAAAAAGCAAGTACAGGTAGTATAAGAAGCGCATGGATTGCAAGGGCAGCTAAAACAGTAAGCACATAGCTATAGAGATTGAATATAGGATCTAATCCATTTTTTGCAACAGTTGCAGCGATGAGAGAAAAAACACCTATTGGGGTTAAAGTGATTATCCATTTTGCAAGGACCATCATTGCATCATTGACACTATCAAAGAAGTTGTACAAAGTTGTGCGCTTTTGCTCTGTTATAAAGAGTGCTCCTACTGCAAAGAGGATTGTAAAAAAGATAATGGGTAAAATCGCACCTTTACTGAGAGCTGTAAAAATATTTGCTGGGATAAAAGAGAGTAAAAAGTCGTTAATACTTAGATCTTTGTGTTCTACCGAGAAATTTGAAGGTAGTTGCAGCAGATGCTTTCCCGCTCCTGGATTAAAGAGATGAAAGATAAAAAGCCCTAAAATTACCGCTAATGCAGTGGTTGTAAGATAGTATGCAAAGGCTTTGATTCCGATAGATTTGAGCTCCTCTTTGCCACTGAGAGAAGTTATTGCAATAAAAATTGAAGCAAATACAAGAGGAATGATGAGCATTTTTAAAAGCTTGAGATAGATATCGCCAATGACTTTGAGATCTAGCGAGAGTACAGGAAAAAAGTAGCCAAAAGCGATACCGGCAAAAATTGCAGCAATAGTGAGGTTCTCTACATTTAAAAGCTTTTTATGAGCCATGATCCTCCATAGAGCACTACAATAACAGCCAAATAGATTGCACTGGTACCAAATACATTGGCCCCTTGACAGGATGTACAGTTTTTATATTTTGTTGTCTCATATTTTGCATAGAGCGCATAAAAAATAAGCCATGCAAATTCAAGTATAAAAAGAGGGGTATTGTACGAGAGAACAAACTTTGCAAAGTTTGCAAAAAGTGCAAATATAAGTAAAACAAAGTGGCTAACTAGAAAGAGACGCAAAGCTGTAAGGATCTTATCTTTGACAAAAGAGGTAGGGCATGTATCACCGTAGCTGCCATACTCTTTAAAAAACTTTTTTTGCTCCTTTTTTGAGAGCTTATCAAACAGATAACCACCAAATATCATGTCGATTTTTCGCTGCAAAAGTACGGCTTCATCATCTTTCGCAGTATAAAATTTTTGATTTCCCTCTCTATCTTCATACATGATTTTTATAACAGGGTAGCGATTAACGGTTACTTCTATGTTTGGTAAACTCTCATCACTCTCGGTTGAAGCAAAGTATTTTCCTTCTTTGCCATAAATGACAGGATTTATCATCACTTCATAATCATCATCTTTTTTGAGCACTATTATTCTTAGAGGTATGCCAATTTGTATAGCTGCAAGTGCTTGGAGACTGTTTTCTTCAATTGTCTTTTTCATCTCATCAATAATCTGCACAAGATTTGGATCTTTGAAATCTCTTATTAGCCCAGAAATTTGTAAAAGCGTATGATCAGGATAGGTGAGAATTTCTGCCATTAAAACCCTTTGAGTATAAGGGGCAAAAGCCCCTTTTTTTAGTGGTGAGATTTAGAAACGACTGCGAGCATTTTGAGGTTAATAACGATGAATCTAATGAACTGCCAAATTTTGCACGTTCTAAGAAATTTTTGAAAAGGCCCTGGAATCAATGTTCCATACGTCTTACCATCATAAGGTTTGATGTTTTTTTGAATCTCTTTAAAATCTGCCATAATTTCTCCTTTTTATTCAGGGATGAGTGTCCATCCAGGTTTGAGCTGCGCCTTCCACATAAACATATAGTGGAGGATATGTTTGATCCAGTGTCCTGCAAGACCGATTTCACCAAAAGTGTAGTCTGGATCACGACCAGTTCCTGGGAATCTGTCATAATCAGGTACAACAGGATAAACGGTCAATGCTACTGCAGAACCATTCATGAGGCTCTTTCCAGTTGAAGCAACACACGCCGCACCCATCTCTGCCATAGAGGCATGGTGACCTTTCTCTTTTACCTCTTCGAGGCTATATTTGCCGTTAATTACCTCTGTGATAGTTTGCGCAACAGTTTTACCAATAATTCCTGAAGGCATACCTGTTCTTGGAGGTGCTGGTGTGATTGGCGTGCCATTTACAGATTTTGCTGGTTTACTAATTGGATGAGGCGGTGCAAATGCGATACCTACTGCAAACATATTGAGGTAATCTGGGTTTTGATAATATTTTGGCCAGTCACTTGCTTTCCACTCTTCAAACGGTTTTGGAGTGTAGTCTGCATCTACCTTCATGAAACCATTTGGTGCGAAAACTTTATCAGTGATGTCATTACCAGCTTTGTCGTATGCTTTTAGACCTACACCACTAAATGGAGGAATAAGCATTGCAAAATCAAATGTCTCTTCTCCTTCTGTTCCATCGAGAAGTTCATATTGCAGTTTTCCTTTTTGTACCTCTTTGACATGTGCTCCAGTGATCCAGTCAACGCCACGCTCTGCAAAGAGTGACTCAGCTAAAACTTTAGAGCTAACAATATGTCCACCCCATTTGATATGAAGACCTGCAACACCAAAGTCTCCGAGGAACTGCTCGTTAGAGATCCACTTGATTTCTGCTTTATCTCTTACGCCTGCTTCTCGAAGCTCATGCTCGATGTTGAAGATATATTCAAATGCAGCTCCCTGACATGTACACATACCGTGTCCAGTACCGATGAGGAATTTTACTTTTTCCCCTTTTTTCATACGCTCAATTGCATTTTGAAAATGGGTATTTGCTTCTGCCGCATGGAGATATGTACAGACTGAGAGTGAATTACCTTCGTCTGGTCCAAGTCCCGGAGTTGCAGCGAAGTTGAGCTTTGGACCTGTGGCATTGATAAGGTAGTCATACTCTACCTCTTCAGTCTGTCCAGCTTTGTTTGGATCGGTATATTCGATTGTAACGTAAGGTCTGTCACTTCCCTCTTTTCCTTCTGGATGGATAGAGACAGCTTTAGCTTGTTTAAAATCGATTCCAGCTTTTTGATAGACTGGCGCAAGCTCAAATACAACATCTTCTGGTGCCATTTCACCAACACCAACCCAGATGTTTGATGGAATCCAGTTCCATTTACTGTTTGGAGAGACAACTACTACTTCATGTTTGTCTCCAAGCCAGTGTTTAGCAAAAGTAGCAGCAGTATGTCCAGAAA
The Nitratiruptor tergarcus DSM 16512 genome window above contains:
- a CDS encoding dicarboxylate/amino acid:cation symporter, which gives rise to MAHKKLLNVENLTIAAIFAGIAFGYFFPVLSLDLKVIGDIYLKLLKMLIIPLVFASIFIAITSLSGKEELKSIGIKAFAYYLTTTALAVILGLFIFHLFNPGAGKHLLQLPSNFSVEHKDLSINDFLLSFIPANIFTALSKGAILPIIFFTILFAVGALFITEQKRTTLYNFFDSVNDAMMVLAKWIITLTPIGVFSLIAATVAKNGLDPIFNLYSYVLTVLAALAIHALLILPVLAFFIGRFNPYKYFLQIKEAPLIAFSTASSSATLPVSLEVAEEKGGVSKKVAGFVLPLGATINMDGTALYESIAVMFIANISGVELTLAQQITIFITVTFASIGAAGIPGAGLIMMTMVLDSVGLPVESIALIITVDRFLDMFRTAVNNWGDLLGAKLIQRLL
- a CDS encoding peptide deformylase produces the protein MAEILTYPDHTLLQISGLIRDFKDPNLVQIIDEMKKTIEENSLQALAAIQIGIPLRIIVLKKDDDYEVMINPVIYGKEGKYFASTESDESLPNIEVTVNRYPVIKIMYEDREGNQKFYTAKDDEAVLLQRKIDMIFGGYLFDKLSKKEQKKFFKEYGSYGDTCPTSFVKDKILTALRLFLVSHFVLLIFALFANFAKFVLSYNTPLFILEFAWLIFYALYAKYETTKYKNCTSCQGANVFGTSAIYLAVIVVLYGGSWLIKSF
- a CDS encoding NAD(P)/FAD-dependent oxidoreductase, translating into MARIVVLGAGVSGHTAATFAKHWLGDKHEVVVVSPNSKWNWIPSNIWVGVGEMAPEDVVFELAPVYQKAGIDFKQAKAVSIHPEGKEGSDRPYVTIEYTDPNKAGQTEEVEYDYLINATGPKLNFAATPGLGPDEGNSLSVCTYLHAAEANTHFQNAIERMKKGEKVKFLIGTGHGMCTCQGAAFEYIFNIEHELREAGVRDKAEIKWISNEQFLGDFGVAGLHIKWGGHIVSSKVLAESLFAERGVDWITGAHVKEVQKGKLQYELLDGTEGEETFDFAMLIPPFSGVGLKAYDKAGNDITDKVFAPNGFMKVDADYTPKPFEEWKASDWPKYYQNPDYLNMFAVGIAFAPPHPISKPAKSVNGTPITPAPPRTGMPSGIIGKTVAQTITEVINGKYSLEEVKEKGHHASMAEMGAACVASTGKSLMNGSAVALTVYPVVPDYDRFPGTGRDPDYTFGEIGLAGHWIKHILHYMFMWKAQLKPGWTLIPE